ATGCAGAAATCCGAGATTTCCTCTATAATCATCCAGACGCAGTAGTTATCCAACTGGGAGCCGGTATAGATGCACGGTATGAACGACTTCATCGTCCGTCAGTAACACACTGGTACGACTTGGATATTGAGGATGCTATCAGACTACGTCGCCAGTTGTTGTCTGAAAGTGAACGAAACACCTATATAACATCTTCCATGTTTGATTATGGTTGGACAGAAATCGTGAAATCCCATGAAAAACCAATCCTCATCATCATTGAAGGTGTATTGATGTACTTTGAACCAGAAAAGATAAAGGCCTTTTTTCGTGAACTTTGCACCCGCTTCGACAATGCTACCATAGTGTTCGACATGTTAGCTTTCGCTTTGGTTGGCCATTCCAGACAGCATGATTCTCTACGGAAAGTAGATAAAGACATAGAATTCAAATGGTCACTGCTAAACACAAGGGATATGGAAGCATGGAATCCAAAGATAAAGCTCGAAAAAGAATTCTACATGAGCAAATACGATCATGGGCGTTTTCCTTTCATTTTCAGAATGCTCTATAAAATTCCTTATTTCTTCCGCCATTACAACCAGCGTGTGATAAAACTGGTCATTAAGACATGAGTTTAATATAAACTCTATACTATTGTCTTTCTTTTGTCAATGATATCACATATCCATTGACAGTCTCTTAGTAGTATTTGTATATTTCTTTATTGATTACAAAATGTTTTGTACAACATGGTATTGTGGGAATATATTCTTTTTACTACCTTTGCAGACTGTAAACAATATAATTCAAAAACATGACACAAATTTTCAAAAAATCAATCCTTTCTGCCATTCTGCTCATCCAGACAGGCCTGATGATGGCACAAGATGTTCCGGAAAAGCTACTTGGTGTTTATAAAGGAAAAGCTACCACTACACTAATTATCAACGAAGGAGAAACTAAAAAGCAAGAAGCAGAGAAAGTCTTTGATGTAGAAATTATCAAGACTGGAAATGACACGAAGTTAGTACTGAAAGACTTTAAATTAGGAGATGATGAATTCAAAGAAATTCCATTCCATGGATTAGGATGCTACTATGAAGAAGGGAAAAAGCGTTGGAATATTTTTACCGAGTCCCCTCTCTCTGGTGAAAAGCTTGAGACAAAAGCCAAAAAGCAGGTAACGCTTGGGGGATTTATAGACGATAACTACAGTTTTGTATACGAAGATGGTAGGATTGAACTAACCTTTGAAATCTTCTCCGATAAGGCAAAGATATACAAACAGGAATTCAAAGGCAAGAATACGACAACAAATATCAAGAGCCTCCGTGCCAAGAAGCTTACCAATAGTATAGTCTATGATCTTTCTGGCCGACGTGTACACCAGCCGAAAAAAGGCTTATACATCATCAATGGCAAGAAGATTGTCAAATAATCCCTTCCCTATTGATAGGCAGAAAAAACGTTCTACCTATTACTTCATAAGAGTTGGCTCCACCTACCTCTACAATATTGATGGGCCAACTCTATTATTAAAGAGACTTAACAAACCTCTCTAAAGATACTTTCTATAAGTATTTTCAAGCAATACTTCATAGAATTCTAAAAAGAAGAACTCATCTAACCAATGCAAATACACAAAATAGAGGCATGACTTATGAATTCGACTCTTCGCCATTCCACCTTCTGATATAATCCCTGCATTCTTCCATGAGCCATTTAGGTGTGCTCGTTGCACCGCAGATACCGACGGTCTTTGCGCCATTGAACCATTGCATATCAATTTCATCAGCACTTTCTACCTGATGACTGTTGGCATTGACACTCTGACATTCTTTAAAAAGCACCTTGCCATTTGAACTTTTCCTTCCTGCCACAAACACCACAACATCGTGCTTACTGGCGAAATTCGCTATATTAGGCATACGATTAGCCACCTGCCGGCAGATGGTATCAAAGCTCTTGAACTCGGCTTCGGGCGAGATATGCGACTGTATATAGTCAATGATATGATGAAATTCGTCAAGGCTCTTCGTCGTCTGTGAGTAGAGATAGATGCTGCGATTGAAGTCGAGTTTCTTCACATCATCAAACTTTTCTATCACAATGGCTCTGCTATGTGTCTGCCCGACAAGGCCAAGAACCTCGGCATGACCATTCTTTCCGAAGATCACAATCTGCCTGTCTGCATCTTCTTTATGTTCTGGAATATCAGTTCCTTCTTCGTATTGCTTCTTGATACGTTTCTGAAGCTGTAATACCACAGGGCATGTGGCATCGATAATCTCAATGTTATTCCTACGCGCCAGTTCGTAAGTTTCAGGCGGTTCACCATGTGCACGCAACAACACTTTCACGTCATGAAGCTCGCGCAATTGGTCATGATTAATGGTAACGAGTCCGTTTTCGTGGAGTCTTTCCACCTCCATGCTGTTGTGTACAATGTCTCCAAGACAGTAGAGTGTACCCCCTTTGGCCAATTCTTCCTCGGCTTTCTTGATGGCTGTGGTCACGCCAAAACAGAAACCACTGCCATTGTCAATTTCTATCTGTAGCATTTACCTTACATTAATTTTAATAACCACCTTGCCCCTATCGGGATCATTGGTAATCATGAGTATTCGAAGAGTACGCTTGGGCTCCTTAATTTGGTCGGCAATGGCTGTCACCTTGAGTTTAGCCTGCCCGCCTGGTTCTATCTTCGTCTTGTTCAACGAAATTTCCAAACCATTGGAGAACATCTGCAAATTGCGCACTTCCAAAGGTGAGCGCCCCGTGTTAGTAAGTTCTATCTCTCCTTTAATTCGCTTTCGCCCATTGAAACTTCCCAAATCGAGACTGTCTGCAGAGAGTCTCAGCTTGGGGGCAAGTGCCAGCTCTTGTTCTGTCATACGCCGGAAAGCAGGAAGCAAAATGGTTGAAACCTGAAGTTGTTTCTGTTCAGAAACCTTATCCCCCGGTGCAAAACCAAGGTAGATATTGGTTTGAGTCAGTCCGAAATCACGTAGATTTCGTGAGTCAAGATGAAGCACAGCCGTCCCCGAATGATGCGGAGCAATACGCGAAGGCGACATCTCTGCGGTCAGATAACTCGGCAAATGCATGAATACAGGCTGTGCCACTTGATTGGAATTGTTGAAGATATGTATCTTCTTCAACGGTCGGTCACCACGGTTCACATCGTCAAACTCAATATCGTTTACATCTACTTTCAGGTCACCGAGCGTAAAATCATACGTCCCCATGAAATCCTTAATCTCGCTGACCACTACACCTTGCATCGTCAGCACAAGCGGTTCTTTGCCCACATTACTGTATATGGCTACCTGCTTATGGAAATGTCCGAGTGTCTGGGCATCATAAACAGCACTCACCGTGAAGTCCTTACCTACCCCGACTGTCTCCGGAAAAGAAGCCGTCGTACACCCACAACTTGTCTTTACATCTTGAATTCGCAAGGTCTTAAAGCCTTTATTCTTCAGTTTGAACTCTGCCTTGACAGGCTGTTTGAAGAGCACTTGCCCCACATTAATAACTTTCTGGTTGGCATTGATACGCTGGGCATGTGCAGAAAGCGTTGCACTGAACAGCATGCAGCCTATTAAAATCTTATTTTTCATTATTCAATTTAATCGCTTTGTCACGTCCGCCAAACTCAGGACTATATGTGCAGCGTGCAGTGCAAGTGCCACTCATATATGAGCCTTCGCGGTCAATATAATATTCTGTTTCAATCGTATGAGTTCCTTTTGAAAGGCAATCGAAGTAGTAACTCGTCGTGCGGTCGCCGGGAGCATAGTAATATTCCCAGCCATAACCACTAACTTGATTGACGGGTTCAAGACAAGCAGGGCGTTTATCAGTGACTTCAACAAAGTCATAATCGCGGTCGGCTTTAAGCGTGATACGCACTTTAACCTTGTCACCCACTTTGAATTTACGAGCATTGACAACCTTTCCATTGGCATCAACAAGCTGACGGACTACGCTAAGTTGTGTAGACTGACTGTCAATGTCCTTGATATTCTGGTCATATTCAGCATAAACGGCTCCCCAACTGATGTTGGTCGAAGTCTTCTCCGCAGTCAACACACCAAACTTCTTACCACTCTTTTCTGCCTCCACAAGGGCACGTCCGGCTGTAGCCTCTGTTGTGTTAAGTTTTTCGCCATTGAGTTTCAGCACCGTATTGGCACCATAGTTCGTGAGACTTTCCTTTGTTTCACCTTGCATGAAGGCATAAACAGCATTCACACAATTAATCGGAGTGTCCCAACTTTGTGTGCGTTTGCTCTGCAACAACCAGCGTTGCATCTCGCTGATAGTTTGTTTGTCATCGGGAGTAACGGTTTTCAGTGCCTCTATGACAGCCACCTCTGTCGGTATGCGATAGTCAAACCATGAATAATGTGCACGCTGTGTATCAAAATAACGCCCCATTTCGTCAGAGTAGACGGTGTATTGTTTAAGGCTTTCAAGGTGTTCCTTGGCTAATTTCATATTTCCGCTACGACTCAGAATGACACTCATCATAGCCTTTCCATAGATGCTGAACAGCGTATGATGCTTCTCAACAAGCCCTAATAGATATCTGTTGTCGGCATTATTGAGATTCTCTTTTCTCAGAGCACATATATAAAGATATTGCATGTCGGTCTCAGACGGCAGCAGGTTTCTATAGCCTTTGGTCTCCATTTTCTTGAGTTCAACAACATGTTTCCTTATTTCTCCGGCCATGAACTTCATACTGTTGTCTAACAATTTCTTTGTCGCCTGCTGCTCTCCTATCATCATATTGAGACGTTGCAGCGTTTCAGCTACGCCCACGGTGATATACAACGAACCTCGCATTCCTGGCCACCAAGAAAACGAACCATCGGCAAGCTGCAACTGACGCAGTGCGAAAAGAGCCTCTTCCTTATAGCTGTTCATCACGGCTACAGAGTCTTGTTGCCCTGCCAACTGCATCAAGTGAGCCGACAAACTGTTGGCATAATACTTGGCTGCAAGGCTGATGGCATCCTTTGTCGATGCATGGGCAACTGTTGGAAGAGCCTCTATCATCATCCATGCAGGATTGTTCGTATAACTTATTTTCAGTTTATTCTTCTCTTCCTTGACAGGGAATAGCTTATCAACATCAATGGTCTTCGTGCCCGGTTCGTTCTGACTGAATGCCAAAGTGGTTACCACGTGCTCCTTATCAGAAAGAATGGGCAACAGATGTTGTTCGCCATCACTGAAAGACTGACCATTAACCACCATGCGACAAACCACAGCATCAAGATCGCAGCCCATGGTACGAAGCTGCAAAGGCTCAAAAGTAAAGGCAACTGATGCCGTGGCATTGGGGGCCAACGTCAGTTTCTTTGCCTCAGAGAAAAGTTGCTTTCCTGTCTTTGGATCAAGTATCAGCATCTCTACCTGTCCACTTTGCACTTTGCCCGTGGTGTTAACAACACGATTAGAAAGCATTGCCTGGTCGCCCATTCTGACGAAACGAGGCATGTTGGGCATAATCATTACACTCTTCTTTGCCACAGCTGTAGCTTCAAGCTCAGCGTTATTCATTTCTTTATCGTGTGCCAATCCCAGCAGACGCCATGTTGTTACACTCTCCGGAAGCGTGAACTTCAGACTCACATTCCCCTTATTATCGGTCTGCAGTGCAGGGAAGAAAAATGCCGTTTCATTGAAATTCTTGCGCAGAGATGTCTGCTTCTGTACAGATTGTTGCGTTTCCCTGTGTTTCTTCGGAACACTATATCCTGTAGTGACAACCTCGTTAAGAACTGCACTTAGACTTCCACAAAGCGCATTAGCCACTTCTTCCTTGGCAAGAACCATGCTGCCTGTCATGGAAGACTTTTGCACGGCACGTGATCCACGCACATAAACCGTGGGACGAATATAACCGTTGAGCACATAATGTGTAAAGTCGAAAGAACGCACATAGAGTTGTTTCAGTGGCATTTCACCATAGAGACTCATCGCCGCAAAACTGTTTCCACGCCATTGCATATAAGGTAAATACCAATTGAAACGTACATCTAAGTCCCAATTGTGTGCATAAATATCGTCAAGGCTCATGTCATACATCGTTGCCATGAGTTGTGCACGAGCGGGCTTGCCCATTTTATCTGTAATCTGAAGCGTCCATGTTTCCTGTTGTCCCGGCATGAGTTTGTCGCGGAAAGTAATCCATTTCGTGTGAAGTTCCAATTTCGGTTCGGGACGACGAACAGTTATATCATGGCTATGGAGCACACCATCTTTCACCCAAGCATAAGCCAATGTGATGCCGTCATGATATTCTTCCTTATATTTCAAGGCACGTGTGCGCAGTTCATCATTCAGCGTAAAAGTGCCACTTTCAAGCACCTTGCTGCCCGAAAGCATGCTATAGTACACCATGACATCATGCCTGCTCGAACCTATCTGCACATAGACAGGCTTGCCATCTTCTCTGAAATGGTCACTGCTCGCATAGAACCAATCCTCTGCTTCGTCAGCAGGCTTCTTGTCTTTCAACGAGAATACCGTAAACGAACAGTGCAGCGTATCCTCGCCACAGATAGCTTCCAAAGTGTGACGACCACTCTTCAGCTTCCCAAGATCAAACGTAACAGACTCGTTAGCATTGGCCTGATATACCGTATTGTCTACCTTATAGTCTATCTTTGCAGCTATATTCTGACCGGAAAGGTTCTTATAATCAAAGGTGAAATGCAGCATACTGTCGCGCTCTATGCGTTCGGGCAACCGACAATAGAAATAAGTAGAACGGTTACTGAGCGGGAGATTGAGGCTCCCCTCATGGCTTTCGCCGGCACCATCGGTGACCGTTGCACTCACTTCAACGATATAATAACGCGACATGTTGTTCTTAGCTTCGGGCATAGTGAGTACTACCGGCACATGAAAATGCCCCTCCTCGTCTGTCTTAATGGTGTCTGTCTTGAGTGTCTTCTGATATTCATTGTCACCTCTCCACCAATACCAATTCGGCCGACGGGTCACAGTATAGACCACCTGGGCACCCTGCACAGGAACCCCGGCATAGCTTTTGGCCGTGCCCTCCACATGGATTGTGTCACCATTCTGATAAGCCTTTGCATAAGGAGTGAAGTCAACGGTAAACGTAGGACGCTTGTATTCCTCAACATGAAAATCTGTTTGGTAATCTTCGTTGGCTTCAATCGAAAACGAACCTGTCTTTCCCGATTTCGGAAGGTCAAACGTTGCATTGGCCGTTCCATAGGCATCGGTGAGCACTTTCTTCGTTGCTATCTCGTTATCTTCAGTATCATAGAGTTTCAATGTGATGCTGTCTGCTACATTGACAGAAGCCTTTTTCGTCTGGTTATTCTTCTTAAAGTCAATCAAGCTCACGTGGACTTGTTGTCCGGGACGGTAGAGACGACGGTCAGTGAAAAGCTGGATATCATTCTCTATGAAATCATCTTCATCGTCCTTAGCATAGTCTTCACCCGCTGAATAGTAGGAATTATCAGCATGCCGCAGGCAGAATTTATCGTCAGGAGTGAAAGCCTGATAGAGAACCACGGATGCATTGCTATGCGGCTGATAGACAGTTTCTCCGTGTTTATCCACATCAAGCGTAGCCCGTAATTTGATTTCGTTCTCGTTATAGTTACGCGTAAAGACATTGATTTTGGCATCTGCAATGGGCTTTCCTG
The nucleotide sequence above comes from Segatella oris. Encoded proteins:
- a CDS encoding 4-hydroxy-3-methylbut-2-enyl diphosphate reductase, translated to MLQIEIDNGSGFCFGVTTAIKKAEEELAKGGTLYCLGDIVHNSMEVERLHENGLVTINHDQLRELHDVKVLLRAHGEPPETYELARRNNIEIIDATCPVVLQLQKRIKKQYEEGTDIPEHKEDADRQIVIFGKNGHAEVLGLVGQTHSRAIVIEKFDDVKKLDFNRSIYLYSQTTKSLDEFHHIIDYIQSHISPEAEFKSFDTICRQVANRMPNIANFASKHDVVVFVAGRKSSNGKVLFKECQSVNANSHQVESADEIDMQWFNGAKTVGICGATSTPKWLMEECRDYIRRWNGEESNS
- a CDS encoding alpha-2-macroglobulin family protein — protein: MKKVMFSLALLLMMPFAIMADSYNSLWKQYEQVQKKNQPRSAIGILNQISAKARADKAYGQLIKAELEQVVNWQDLSGDSLQPQLQRLSLSAMKAEKDDRAAAAIYYSVLGRIYQKEFRYVADSMEVSKKFMRRSMQNPALLAAVKAENYAPLMIEGIDSHIFYNDLLHVLGFAAGDYKTLLQWYEAHNNRSAACYCAFKLVEEQHCNDKYELKKSKYLQCLDSLITRYQDLPIAGELAIARYNFMDQANDVTAAEKMNYLNYALSKWGTWPRMNILRNAQSRLTLPSFIVDCGPTVQLPNRQIRVKIRQLTNIQNLTMTVIRLNTQEYLMLNPNEKQEYVKLEKLLLLPTATSVTHRYVGLPAYKVSCDSMTIAPLQKGVYLVEFTTDNKDIKPERTLLHISDMYVLQTGLPGGITKLVAMSATTGKPIADAKINVFTRNYNENEIKLRATLDVDKHGETVYQPHSNASVVLYQAFTPDDKFCLRHADNSYYSAGEDYAKDDEDDFIENDIQLFTDRRLYRPGQQVHVSLIDFKKNNQTKKASVNVADSITLKLYDTEDNEIATKKVLTDAYGTANATFDLPKSGKTGSFSIEANEDYQTDFHVEEYKRPTFTVDFTPYAKAYQNGDTIHVEGTAKSYAGVPVQGAQVVYTVTRRPNWYWWRGDNEYQKTLKTDTIKTDEEGHFHVPVVLTMPEAKNNMSRYYIVEVSATVTDGAGESHEGSLNLPLSNRSTYFYCRLPERIERDSMLHFTFDYKNLSGQNIAAKIDYKVDNTVYQANANESVTFDLGKLKSGRHTLEAICGEDTLHCSFTVFSLKDKKPADEAEDWFYASSDHFREDGKPVYVQIGSSRHDVMVYYSMLSGSKVLESGTFTLNDELRTRALKYKEEYHDGITLAYAWVKDGVLHSHDITVRRPEPKLELHTKWITFRDKLMPGQQETWTLQITDKMGKPARAQLMATMYDMSLDDIYAHNWDLDVRFNWYLPYMQWRGNSFAAMSLYGEMPLKQLYVRSFDFTHYVLNGYIRPTVYVRGSRAVQKSSMTGSMVLAKEEVANALCGSLSAVLNEVVTTGYSVPKKHRETQQSVQKQTSLRKNFNETAFFFPALQTDNKGNVSLKFTLPESVTTWRLLGLAHDKEMNNAELEATAVAKKSVMIMPNMPRFVRMGDQAMLSNRVVNTTGKVQSGQVEMLILDPKTGKQLFSEAKKLTLAPNATASVAFTFEPLQLRTMGCDLDAVVCRMVVNGQSFSDGEQHLLPILSDKEHVVTTLAFSQNEPGTKTIDVDKLFPVKEEKNKLKISYTNNPAWMMIEALPTVAHASTKDAISLAAKYYANSLSAHLMQLAGQQDSVAVMNSYKEEALFALRQLQLADGSFSWWPGMRGSLYITVGVAETLQRLNMMIGEQQATKKLLDNSMKFMAGEIRKHVVELKKMETKGYRNLLPSETDMQYLYICALRKENLNNADNRYLLGLVEKHHTLFSIYGKAMMSVILSRSGNMKLAKEHLESLKQYTVYSDEMGRYFDTQRAHYSWFDYRIPTEVAVIEALKTVTPDDKQTISEMQRWLLQSKRTQSWDTPINCVNAVYAFMQGETKESLTNYGANTVLKLNGEKLNTTEATAGRALVEAEKSGKKFGVLTAEKTSTNISWGAVYAEYDQNIKDIDSQSTQLSVVRQLVDANGKVVNARKFKVGDKVKVRITLKADRDYDFVEVTDKRPACLEPVNQVSGYGWEYYYAPGDRTTSYYFDCLSKGTHTIETEYYIDREGSYMSGTCTARCTYSPEFGGRDKAIKLNNEK
- a CDS encoding DUF1573 domain-containing protein, with translation MKNKILIGCMLFSATLSAHAQRINANQKVINVGQVLFKQPVKAEFKLKNKGFKTLRIQDVKTSCGCTTASFPETVGVGKDFTVSAVYDAQTLGHFHKQVAIYSNVGKEPLVLTMQGVVVSEIKDFMGTYDFTLGDLKVDVNDIEFDDVNRGDRPLKKIHIFNNSNQVAQPVFMHLPSYLTAEMSPSRIAPHHSGTAVLHLDSRNLRDFGLTQTNIYLGFAPGDKVSEQKQLQVSTILLPAFRRMTEQELALAPKLRLSADSLDLGSFNGRKRIKGEIELTNTGRSPLEVRNLQMFSNGLEISLNKTKIEPGGQAKLKVTAIADQIKEPKRTLRILMITNDPDRGKVVIKINVR
- a CDS encoding class I SAM-dependent methyltransferase; this encodes MVKSKLTNVSETMLITLWAKAEETKRADALLHDEKAVEIMEKIEYDFSKFNKAKFSQAGCCVRASLIDAEIRDFLYNHPDAVVIQLGAGIDARYERLHRPSVTHWYDLDIEDAIRLRRQLLSESERNTYITSSMFDYGWTEIVKSHEKPILIIIEGVLMYFEPEKIKAFFRELCTRFDNATIVFDMLAFALVGHSRQHDSLRKVDKDIEFKWSLLNTRDMEAWNPKIKLEKEFYMSKYDHGRFPFIFRMLYKIPYFFRHYNQRVIKLVIKT